Proteins encoded together in one Gemmatimonadota bacterium DH-78 window:
- a CDS encoding CsgG/HfaB family protein, with amino-acid sequence MRISHLSFLRPRPPSPRPLRRVGGGASPRRVPFAARVGAIGLLLGSLACAGAPLRVSPDEIPALEAGLQATPDDAELRLRFAAALFSAGRCDDARIQAETAAALRPDNGVTPLIQGQCLEAEGELADAVDVYAGYLRQYADGEGADAVRGRLLLAQRTLAQLDAREALDREAELSPQAAVPGTVAILPVAVLGDLDDRFAGLSIGLAQMLVSDLSLLGDLRLVERTRVNALLGELALAESGRVDPATAARMGRLLRAADLVQGALAVDGSSIELDATVVGPNASTRVDPAASGPLQALLDLEKRLALALADRFSGPLTPAEERRILDNGPGSVDAFLAWADGLILEERGDFTAAADAYRQAVRLDPGFTEADLAARRAASASTVIGRSPTEVVGLGRTASQAVSGVSNPGLPAVLRGALHDVASLGPEVTLAGSASTGALWSPGADQPVPVLPTDVLLRILVRIPR; translated from the coding sequence ATGCGGATATCCCACCTGTCGTTCCTGCGCCCCCGGCCCCCTTCGCCCCGCCCCCTGCGGCGGGTGGGCGGCGGTGCGTCTCCGCGCCGGGTCCCGTTCGCGGCCCGGGTGGGCGCCATCGGTCTGCTGCTCGGCTCGCTGGCCTGTGCGGGGGCTCCCCTGCGGGTTTCTCCCGATGAGATTCCGGCCCTCGAGGCCGGGCTTCAGGCCACTCCCGACGACGCCGAACTGCGTCTCCGTTTCGCTGCGGCCCTGTTTTCCGCCGGTCGGTGCGACGACGCCCGGATCCAGGCGGAGACGGCCGCGGCGCTGCGTCCCGACAACGGGGTGACCCCGCTGATCCAGGGCCAGTGTCTCGAGGCCGAGGGCGAGTTGGCCGACGCCGTCGACGTGTACGCCGGCTACCTGCGTCAGTACGCCGACGGAGAGGGCGCCGATGCGGTTCGGGGGCGGCTCCTGCTCGCGCAGCGCACCCTCGCGCAACTCGACGCGCGCGAGGCGCTCGACCGGGAGGCGGAGCTCAGCCCGCAGGCGGCGGTGCCCGGCACGGTGGCCATCCTCCCGGTGGCGGTGCTCGGCGACCTCGACGACCGGTTCGCCGGACTCTCCATCGGCCTCGCTCAGATGCTGGTCTCCGACCTCTCCCTGCTCGGCGATCTCCGGCTGGTGGAGCGCACCCGGGTGAACGCCCTGCTCGGCGAGCTGGCGCTGGCCGAGTCGGGCCGGGTGGATCCGGCCACCGCGGCGCGCATGGGGAGACTGCTGCGGGCCGCCGACCTGGTGCAGGGCGCCCTCGCCGTCGACGGCTCTTCGATCGAGCTCGACGCCACGGTGGTCGGCCCGAACGCCTCGACCCGGGTCGACCCCGCCGCCTCGGGCCCCCTCCAGGCACTGCTCGACCTGGAGAAACGCCTCGCCCTCGCGCTGGCCGATCGGTTCTCGGGCCCCCTCACGCCGGCCGAAGAGCGTCGGATCCTCGACAACGGGCCCGGCAGCGTCGACGCCTTTCTGGCGTGGGCCGACGGCCTGATCCTCGAGGAACGCGGCGATTTCACCGCTGCGGCCGACGCCTATCGCCAGGCGGTGCGGCTCGATCCGGGCTTCACCGAGGCCGACCTCGCGGCGCGGCGTGCCGCCTCGGCCTCCACGGTGATCGGTCGATCGCCGACGGAGGTGGTCGGGCTGGGCCGCACCGCTTCACAGGCGGTCTCGGGCGTCTCGAACCCGGGGCTCCCCGCCGTGCTGCGGGGGGCGCTTCACGATGTCGCATCGCTCGGACCGGAGGTGACGCTGGCGGGCTCCGCATCGACCGGGGCGCTCTGGAGTCCCGGCGCGGACCAGCCGGTGCCCGTGCTCCCGACCGACGTGCTCCTCCGCATTCTGGTGAGGATTCCCCGGTGA
- the rpsP gene encoding 30S ribosomal protein S16 produces MAVRIRLKRMGRKKQPHYRVVVADSRSPRDGRFVESLGYYKPLSNPARLVLDLDRIDFWIGEGASPSNTVKTLISKARSGGDETVAVGEVDLDARKQEQAEALAARRAAEKKAAAEAEAAAKAEAEAAAKAEAEAAAAAEAEAAAAAEAEAAEGDDAAEAEEPAAEAEAEDGAAAEDDEAETEKSE; encoded by the coding sequence ATGGCCGTACGTATCCGACTCAAGCGGATGGGCCGGAAGAAGCAGCCCCACTATCGGGTGGTGGTCGCCGATTCCCGTTCGCCGCGTGATGGACGCTTCGTCGAGAGCCTGGGCTACTACAAGCCGCTTTCGAACCCCGCCCGCCTCGTGCTCGATCTCGATCGGATCGACTTCTGGATCGGCGAGGGGGCGTCTCCGTCCAACACGGTGAAGACGCTCATCTCCAAGGCCCGTTCGGGTGGCGACGAGACCGTCGCCGTTGGAGAGGTCGACCTCGACGCCCGCAAGCAGGAGCAGGCCGAGGCCCTCGCCGCCCGCCGCGCCGCCGAGAAGAAGGCCGCCGCCGAGGCCGAGGCCGCTGCGAAGGCTGAAGCCGAAGCTGCCGCGAAGGCGGAGGCCGAGGCCGCAGCCGCCGCCGAAGCCGAAGCCGCTGCGGCCGCTGAAGCCGAGGCCGCCGAGGGTGACGACGCCGCCGAGGCCGAGGAGCCCGCCGCCGAGGCCGAGGCCGAAGACGGCGCCGCTGCCGAGGACGACGAGGCCGAGACCGAGAAGTCCGAGTAG
- the rimM gene encoding ribosome maturation factor RimM (Essential for efficient processing of 16S rRNA), with protein MGDRSNPEFLVVGHISKPHGIRGEVVVHPLTDHPEGAFAPGVVLLLSARDGAPDPAAPPLRVEGARAANRGWLVRFGGIRDRNDAERYRGRDLLRPLADLEPLDEGEVFYHQLLGLEVFHGGEESLGRVREVYEMQPADLLEVAGPRGVLLIPFRKEIVTSVDVEAGRMTIDPPPGLLEL; from the coding sequence GTGGGCGACCGTTCCAATCCGGAGTTCCTGGTCGTGGGGCATATCAGCAAGCCCCACGGCATTCGAGGCGAGGTGGTGGTCCACCCCCTCACGGACCACCCCGAGGGCGCTTTCGCCCCCGGGGTGGTTCTGTTGTTGTCGGCCCGCGACGGAGCGCCCGATCCGGCGGCTCCCCCCCTCCGCGTCGAGGGGGCGCGGGCGGCCAACCGCGGCTGGCTCGTGCGCTTCGGCGGCATTCGAGACCGCAACGACGCCGAGCGATATCGCGGTCGCGATCTTCTGCGGCCGCTCGCCGACCTCGAGCCCCTCGACGAGGGCGAGGTGTTCTACCACCAGTTGCTCGGCCTCGAGGTCTTCCACGGCGGCGAAGAGTCGCTGGGGCGGGTGCGCGAGGTGTACGAGATGCAGCCGGCCGATCTCCTCGAGGTGGCCGGTCCGCGGGGCGTCTTGTTGATCCCCTTCCGCAAGGAGATCGTGACGTCGGTGGACGTCGAGGCCGGACGGATGACGATCGATCCGCCCCCGGGGCTGCTGGAGCTGTGA
- the trmD gene encoding tRNA (guanosine(37)-N1)-methyltransferase TrmD: protein MKINIVTIFPEFFAGPLGLSIPARAERAGLVSYRLVDLRDYTHDRHRTVDDVPYGGGAGMVMKPEPFFEAVDDLAPRGPVVLLSARGRPFRHDDAVRLSVQPDLTLLCGHYKDVDQRVADHLATEEISLGDFVLSGGEYGALAVTDAVVRLLPGALGDHDAAATDSFYDGAQLSAPSYTRPAEYRGYEVPEVLRSGDHARIDRWRMEAAERLTRERRATERE from the coding sequence GTGAAGATCAACATCGTCACGATCTTTCCCGAGTTCTTCGCCGGACCGCTGGGGCTCTCGATCCCGGCCCGCGCGGAGCGAGCGGGGCTGGTGTCGTACCGCCTCGTGGATCTGCGCGACTACACGCACGACCGCCACCGCACCGTCGACGACGTGCCCTACGGCGGCGGCGCCGGCATGGTGATGAAGCCCGAGCCGTTCTTCGAGGCGGTCGACGACCTCGCGCCCCGGGGACCGGTGGTGCTGCTGTCGGCGCGCGGACGACCGTTTCGGCACGACGATGCGGTGCGCCTGTCGGTGCAGCCCGATCTGACCCTGCTGTGCGGCCACTACAAGGACGTCGATCAGCGAGTGGCCGACCATCTGGCCACCGAGGAGATCTCTCTCGGGGACTTCGTGCTGTCGGGGGGCGAGTACGGCGCCCTGGCGGTGACCGATGCCGTGGTGCGACTGCTTCCCGGAGCGCTCGGCGACCACGATGCGGCGGCCACCGACTCCTTCTACGACGGTGCGCAGCTGAGCGCGCCCTCGTACACGCGCCCGGCCGAATACCGCGGGTACGAGGTGCCCGAGGTGCTGCGGAGCGGCGATCACGCCCGGATCGATCGATGGCGGATGGAGGCGGCGGAGCGACTCACCCGCGAGCGTCGAGCGACGGAGCGGGAGTAG
- the rplS gene encoding 50S ribosomal protein L19 yields the protein MADLLQELEKEQLRTDHPDFAPGDTVRVLYRVREGDKERIQAFEGVCIGRRGGGLGETFMVRKISSGIGVERIFPLHVPTVKGIEVVRRGRVRRAKLYYLRGLRGKAARIREKRTR from the coding sequence ATGGCAGACCTGCTGCAGGAACTCGAGAAAGAACAGCTGCGGACCGATCACCCGGACTTCGCTCCGGGGGACACCGTCCGGGTGCTCTACCGCGTGCGCGAGGGTGACAAGGAGCGGATCCAGGCCTTCGAGGGGGTCTGCATCGGCCGTCGCGGCGGGGGTCTGGGCGAGACCTTCATGGTGCGCAAGATCTCCAGTGGCATCGGGGTGGAGCGTATCTTCCCCCTCCACGTGCCCACCGTGAAGGGCATCGAGGTGGTGCGCCGCGGTCGCGTGCGCCGGGCGAAGCTCTACTACCTGCGCGGTCTGCGCGGGAAGGCGGCCCGGATCCGCGAGAAGCGGACGCGCTGA
- a CDS encoding ribonuclease HII translates to MAYERGFWGRGVSTIAGLDEVGRGPLAGPVVACAVVLRRDRGVDGADDSKVLDRAKRESLAEAVRGCALAVSLGAASVREIDRLNILRATTLAMQRALAGLPERPDHVVVDGLPVKGLGCEHDAVVGGDGLVHTISCASIVAKVVRDDLMRRLARRYPGFGWETNAGYGTAAHRAALEELGATPHHRQTFLGLQFELEL, encoded by the coding sequence TTGGCGTACGAGCGGGGGTTCTGGGGCCGAGGTGTATCCACCATCGCCGGTCTCGACGAGGTCGGCCGGGGGCCCCTGGCCGGACCGGTCGTCGCCTGTGCGGTCGTGCTCCGTCGCGATCGGGGGGTCGACGGCGCCGACGACTCCAAGGTGCTCGACCGTGCGAAGCGCGAGTCGCTGGCCGAGGCCGTCCGCGGTTGCGCGCTGGCCGTCTCGCTCGGGGCCGCCTCGGTTCGCGAGATCGATCGGCTCAACATCCTCCGCGCCACCACCCTCGCCATGCAGCGGGCGCTGGCCGGCCTGCCCGAGCGCCCCGACCATGTGGTGGTCGACGGACTTCCGGTGAAGGGGCTCGGCTGCGAGCACGATGCGGTGGTGGGCGGCGACGGACTCGTGCACACCATCTCGTGCGCCTCGATCGTGGCCAAGGTCGTGCGAGACGATCTGATGCGGCGGCTGGCCCGGCGCTACCCCGGCTTCGGCTGGGAGACCAACGCCGGCTACGGCACGGCCGCGCACCGAGCCGCCCTCGAGGAACTCGGGGCCACCCCGCACCATCGCCAGACCTTTCTGGGACTGCAGTTCGAACTCGAACTGTAG
- a CDS encoding M28 family peptidase → MILVIPVALRRGALVLAAVAAAAFAAVAIQARQSPAGSLAGFTAERAEAQAVCEADFLARPSGDAFREHLRIITANPHPTGSAAQVEVGHYIGRVMRAAGLTVEEHPYDVYLPQLTDDVEAHIVTPVAMQLSNREPQLDDDRFSGHPGLLNGWNAFSGSGDVTGEVVYANYGRREDYRALDSLGIDLEGKIVIARYGGNFRGYKVLFAEERGAAGVIMFNDSPIEEVDPYPEGPMLNGDIIQRGSVLTLPWTGDPLTPFEPALPVDGDVQVERLDPDSVGLHTIPVLPLGYNAAAEIISRMTGEDSPPGWQGGLKMPYPLTGGPDLTVRVRVNQPKALTRAINVVGTLEGSEFPDEWFVLGAHYDPWGFGAVDPNGGTAMLLTLAEALGEMVAQGCRPRRSIMIAHWDAEEYGIIGSTEWVEEFRDQLTTGGIAYINADAAVSGPNFGASSSPSLKQPILDAIRAVEYPGEGRSIYDWWSDRSGGEAPTMGNLGGGSDHVAFYTHAGVPSAGLSSGAPSGIYHSNYDNFAWFERFGDSEWVYGPMLARADGLLALRFANADLLPYDVARYATDVRTHVNTLLEVAEARRIDVDLSALVESSRDLDGAAAALEAARTARLEAGGIDTEFAARVNAALIGLEKAWLDDRGLQDRPWSRSLYVSPDPFSGYASWMLPGLRYEIETDDPADVPEWESRYIAAIGGLADRMREVTAMIEGG, encoded by the coding sequence ATGATTCTGGTCATCCCCGTCGCACTGCGTCGCGGTGCTCTCGTTCTCGCCGCGGTCGCCGCCGCAGCCTTCGCAGCCGTCGCGATCCAGGCGCGCCAGTCGCCCGCCGGATCGCTCGCCGGCTTCACTGCGGAGCGCGCCGAGGCCCAGGCCGTCTGCGAGGCCGACTTCCTCGCCCGCCCCTCCGGCGATGCCTTCCGCGAGCACCTGCGAATCATCACCGCCAACCCGCACCCCACCGGCTCGGCGGCCCAGGTGGAGGTGGGGCACTACATCGGGCGGGTGATGCGGGCGGCGGGGCTCACCGTGGAGGAGCACCCCTACGACGTCTATCTGCCGCAGCTGACCGACGACGTGGAGGCGCACATCGTCACCCCGGTCGCGATGCAGCTCAGCAACCGCGAGCCGCAGCTCGACGACGACCGCTTCTCGGGCCACCCCGGCCTGCTCAACGGGTGGAACGCCTTCAGCGGCAGCGGCGACGTGACCGGCGAGGTGGTCTACGCCAACTACGGTCGCCGCGAGGACTACCGCGCGCTCGACTCGCTGGGCATCGACCTCGAGGGCAAGATCGTGATCGCCCGCTACGGCGGAAACTTTCGCGGCTACAAGGTGCTCTTCGCCGAAGAGCGGGGCGCGGCGGGCGTGATCATGTTCAACGACTCGCCCATCGAGGAGGTCGATCCGTACCCCGAGGGCCCGATGCTCAACGGCGACATCATCCAGCGCGGTTCGGTGCTGACCCTGCCGTGGACGGGCGACCCGCTCACCCCCTTCGAGCCGGCGCTCCCGGTCGACGGCGATGTGCAGGTCGAGCGGCTGGACCCGGATTCGGTGGGGCTGCACACGATTCCCGTGTTGCCGCTGGGCTACAACGCCGCCGCGGAGATCATCTCGCGCATGACGGGCGAGGACTCGCCTCCCGGCTGGCAGGGCGGCCTCAAGATGCCCTATCCGCTCACCGGGGGCCCCGACCTCACCGTGCGCGTGCGGGTCAATCAGCCGAAGGCGCTCACCCGTGCCATCAACGTGGTGGGCACCCTCGAGGGGTCGGAGTTTCCCGACGAGTGGTTCGTGCTCGGCGCGCACTACGATCCGTGGGGCTTCGGCGCCGTCGATCCGAACGGAGGCACGGCGATGCTGCTCACCCTCGCCGAGGCGCTCGGAGAGATGGTGGCGCAGGGGTGTCGGCCGCGCCGTTCGATCATGATCGCCCACTGGGACGCCGAGGAGTACGGCATCATCGGGTCGACCGAGTGGGTGGAGGAGTTCCGCGACCAGCTCACCACCGGGGGCATCGCCTACATCAACGCCGATGCGGCCGTGAGCGGTCCCAACTTCGGGGCCTCGTCGTCGCCCTCGCTCAAGCAGCCGATCCTCGATGCGATCCGGGCGGTGGAGTACCCCGGCGAGGGGCGGAGCATCTACGACTGGTGGTCCGATCGTTCGGGCGGTGAGGCCCCCACCATGGGCAATCTGGGCGGGGGCTCCGACCACGTGGCCTTCTACACGCATGCCGGTGTGCCTTCGGCGGGCCTGAGCAGCGGCGCGCCGAGCGGCATCTATCACTCGAACTACGACAACTTCGCGTGGTTCGAGCGCTTCGGGGACTCCGAGTGGGTCTACGGTCCCATGCTGGCGCGCGCCGACGGACTGCTGGCCCTGCGCTTCGCCAATGCCGACCTGCTCCCCTACGACGTGGCCCGCTACGCCACCGACGTACGCACCCATGTGAACACCCTGCTCGAGGTGGCGGAGGCGCGCCGCATCGATGTCGATCTCAGCGCGCTCGTGGAATCGAGTCGCGACCTCGACGGTGCCGCCGCGGCGCTGGAGGCCGCCCGCACCGCCCGGCTCGAGGCGGGCGGCATCGACACCGAGTTCGCCGCCCGGGTCAACGCCGCCCTGATCGGTCTGGAGAAGGCGTGGCTCGACGATCGGGGACTCCAGGATCGCCCCTGGAGCCGCTCGCTCTACGTGTCGCCCGATCCGTTCAGCGGCTACGCCTCGTGGATGCTTCCGGGACTGCGCTACGAGATCGAGACCGACGACCCGGCCGACGTGCCCGAGTGGGAGTCGCGCTACATCGCCGCCATCGGCGGTCTCGCCGACCGCATGCGCGAGGTGACCGCCATGATCGAGGGGGGCTGA